In Myxococcus virescens, the genomic stretch CCGGCCCCGGGGATTGCCCGCGAATGTTGCTCGCCTCCACCGTCCTGCTGCTTGCCGCCTGCCTCGGATTGTTCATCCTCACCGTCCAGTTCGCGCTCGTGCTGCGCCACCGGCGTGGGCCGCCCCTCACCGCGCAACCGGGCACGCCCCGCCCGGGCATCTCCATCCTCAAGCCGCTGTGCGGCGTGGATGACGACCTGGAAGCCAACCTGGCGCAGTTCGCGGGGCTGGACTACGCGGGCGCGTACGAGGTGGTGCTCGGCGTCAAGGATGCCAGGGACCCGGCCTTCGCCGTCGCCCGCGCGGCGGTCGCCCGCTGGCCCCACGTCATGCGCCTGGAGGTCCAGGAGGGCGAGCCGGGCCGCAACCCGAAGGTGAACCAGCTCATCACCCTGGCGGACCGGGCGCGCTACGACGTGCTGGTCATCAGCGACAGCAACACGCGGGTGGCGCCGGGCTACCTGGAGGAGATTGCCCAGGCCTTCGAGGACCCGGAGGTGGGCTGTGTCACCCACCCGGTGGCGGGTATGGGCGAGCGCACCTTCGGCTCGCTCCTGGACAACCTGCACCTGGGCGCCAGCGCGGCGGCGGGGATGATTGCCGCCAAGCGGCTGGCGGGCCAGGACATCGTGGTGGGCAAGTCCATGGCGCTGCGCCGCGAGGACGTGGACGCGCTGGGGGGCTTCTTCTCCGTGAAGGACGTGCTGGCGGAGGACTACGTCATCGGCCAGTGGGTGACGCGGAAGCTGGGCCGGCGCGTGGTGATGGCGCACACGCCCGTGTTCAACGTGTCGCTGCGCAAGAGCGTCCTGTCCTTCCTCCAGCGCTATCTGCGCTGGAGCGTGATTCACCGGACCGCGGTGTCTCCGGGCACGTACCTGGCCCAGGCCCTGCTGAATCCCACGCCGCTGGCCCTGCTGGGCGCGATGCTGGCCCCCTCCTCGGACACCGCAGCGCTCTGCCTGGGGGTGGCCCTGGGCAAGGTCGCGGTGGACCTCTCCACCGTGCGCGCCCTGCGGCCGCAGGCCCTGTCGTGGGACGCGGTGCCCGCCGTCTTCGCCAAGGACGCCCTGCTCTTCGCGGCCTGGAGCTACGCGCTCTTCTCCCGCACCGTGAACTGGCGCGGCACCCGGCTGCGCGTGGGCCGGGGCACCCGGCTGATGCCGGTGCGCACGGCAGGCCTGACGTCCGAGCCCGCGCTGCCCCAGGGTGACCGCATCCTCGCGGGCTGACCTGGCGACGCGCC encodes the following:
- a CDS encoding ceramide glucosyltransferase; this encodes MLLASTVLLLAACLGLFILTVQFALVLRHRRGPPLTAQPGTPRPGISILKPLCGVDDDLEANLAQFAGLDYAGAYEVVLGVKDARDPAFAVARAAVARWPHVMRLEVQEGEPGRNPKVNQLITLADRARYDVLVISDSNTRVAPGYLEEIAQAFEDPEVGCVTHPVAGMGERTFGSLLDNLHLGASAAAGMIAAKRLAGQDIVVGKSMALRREDVDALGGFFSVKDVLAEDYVIGQWVTRKLGRRVVMAHTPVFNVSLRKSVLSFLQRYLRWSVIHRTAVSPGTYLAQALLNPTPLALLGAMLAPSSDTAALCLGVALGKVAVDLSTVRALRPQALSWDAVPAVFAKDALLFAAWSYALFSRTVNWRGTRLRVGRGTRLMPVRTAGLTSEPALPQGDRILAG